The window TTGTCTTATTGTGAGGATGAAGGGCTGAGAAGCCGGGTTGAGAGAGCCGAACTCCTTATCCCCTGTTCCTATccccttctatcttcttctcctatcttcaATCAATTCCCTGCTGTTATAGCTGCTATGAGTCACCAACCAAGTTCAGTTATTACACCTGAGAAGGACCAGAACTCAATCCAGACTATTGCTGGAGCTACTGTTGCTGATCAGAGACAAAAAACCTTCTTCTCCACACCTGCCAGCTGCACCCTTTGCATTCCCCTGCTGCTCCAATCGAAGGACCCGAGCCCAGCATCCTCTGCCCCATCGAAGGTGGTATTTGGAAGGTTGATTCAGACCTTCAAGAGGTACACTCGATCCCAGTTGCAGAGCCCCCCTGTTGGCTGGATTGTTCTACAGCACTGGCCTTCTAATTTGAGaccaaccttctattttcatctcCAACTCAGATCTCCACTTCTGGccatcagaactgaaccaaataTGGAGCAAAGGATCATCCCATCAAGGCTGATACTCGATCCACTTTGGAGCCCATTCCCAGTGCTGGTTTGCAAGATATTCCATAATCTTCTATTTTTGAGTTCTCTTTATATATCAGCCTCTAGCCATCGATATTGGCTGAATTTTGGAAAATAGGTTCTCTtcaccaccatctccactcaACCTGAGTTTGGAGTCATTCTACAagctggtttggtttgaattcttaaaccttctaattctgactCTGTTTCTAATTTTGGGTTGTGGGTATTCTTGGGGCTAGgttaaccctaatctagtcttacattacttCTATTCTTAAACCCACACAATTCAATCCAAAAATCTCAGTTTTTGGATTGAAACAGGACCAACAGAATGTTCAGGGGCAAAGTAATAGGTAAATCCTATCAGTTACATAAAACAGGAGACCAACATATGATGGATCACAGTGTATAGATTAACAGCTTTTTCTGTGTGACCAAAGAACATGCATTTCTGCAATATCTACAAGAGCATTAGAAGAGAAAACAATGCaggttaaaaacaaaaaaaacaaaaccagagAATTTCCTGGTCATGCTGATTTGGTGTTGGCAACCGTTTAGAAGttgagtggtggtggtggtggtggtggtggtggtggtgggggggaagggggggggagtTGTCGTGAAATTCTGGATATGCAAAAGATGATAAGTTATCCGCATCCAAGTTATCTTGGACAAGTACCTAATTCCTCAACTAAATTTGTCCATAAATCTCTCAGTACTCCTTCGCTGTTTccaaattttaatccaatttcATTGAAATAGGATTAAAATCAATGATATGAAACATTGGCACAATGGTTTCATAAAGCTTTGTATTCAATTCAAGTCCCAACAGgacaaaataataaaactatAGGAACGGGCTCAATTGTTCTCGTTAAAAGCTTTAAGCTACTTCTTAAAAGATAAGTGAAACGAGGGTATACCATTTGATGAGCCATCCAAATAAGAAATGTTGCATGATAGGAACCTTCTCCAACACCTCGACCTTATACATCTTCAGCAACCCGCTGTTCACCTTGTTCCAAGTGGGCACACCACTGATGTCATCGAGTAATGGCGAGTGCTCGGAGAAGGGGCCTTTCTTGACCTCCTTCACAAAAACAATGCAGGAGAGATAAAAGTACTCATTGGAGAAGTTATCAAGTATGTCCTGGTTATGGATGGACTTGGGCTTCATATACTTGTGATCAATCAACTGAGACGAACCAAATACAAAAGGCAAGAAATGGTAATCATCCAGACCCCAGACCCCGTGTGAGCCAGCCGGTTCGAGGCAGTAAACAGACTGCAACTTCCTCATCAACTCGAGATACTTGACGAAGACCCGAGACACAATAGCCTGATAGTCCTCTTCCTTGAGAAGCCCTATTCGAGCGAGGCAATAGAGCCAGGCCGCGAAGTTGGTCTCATGACCTGTTCCGTAATCAATGCGGCTAGAATTGCCGAAACTATCGCTGAAGTAAGGGACGATCTCGACGGTGGCGGACCGGAGATCGTCCGGGAGAAATTGGAGCATCAAAGAATCGGCGTTCTCCGCCAAGTGGCTCTGCCAAGTCCTAAAGGAGAGGTTACCGTAGCGAGAGGATTGGTCTACCGGAGGGATTTCTTCGACCCAGCGGATGAGGGTTTCGAGGACGGACACGATggagtttagggtttgggattggTGGCAGGGATCGGATATCTTGTGGCCGCGGATGGACTCACTGAGGGCGACGACGAAGCCAAGGAAGTTCTTGCCGGAACCTGAGTCGTGGAAACGGCGGATGTCATCTGGGGAGTGGATCTTCTTGGTGGGGAGTTGGAAGTGATAAGGGGGGGAGACAGTGGGAACCTTCTGGGACTGTGGAACTGGGGCCAGGATTATGGCTTGCTGGGCATTGTTGGGAGGGACGTTGATGGCTGGAGCGCGAAGGGGGCGGTAGGTGGGTGGAGGAGAGATGTCCTGCCATGTAGGGGGCGGGGCCATGGTGGGGGCATCGCCGCAGCTGCTTCCAGCGCCGGTGATGTTGGGTGGCGGGAAAGTCACCTGTTGTGTCTCTGCTTCCTGGAGTGGTGGTTCCATTTCGTGTGAACTGTGAAAGTGTATACTGTGGCGATTCGCTAACCTGGTCAGTGgcgaaaaataaaaaccaagatCCAAGTGGGGTTGAGGGTTTTATACGAGTTCGGTTCCTCACTACGTACATGGActtgtgagagccaaccaccggTCTTAGTttgggtttttgacaaatgcttCCTTGAAATACCCATTTGTTCAAATACTCCCCTACAACTTTTTAATTGTAAACTTCCCTTACTTTCAAAATTTTGTAGCATTTTGGTCTCTACCGTTAATTTGGAACGTTAGATGATAGTTCCAGGgtatctaatgatcaaaatgtcCTTCTGataaaaaccaatcaaaatttaaaaataaaataaccaaaatgccctcatcttctccaaatggattaaggtttgaaattgaaaatcaaaccctaaaccatttgggaaagatgaatcctaaaatcaaacctccaaattGGATATTCCAAGATTCCCACTATTTGTTTGCACTTGTTGACTTGATCTCTGCATTTTGGATGAAATCTGTTGCTGTGCAAATGGGTAATGTTTGATTTTGCTGTTGGGCTGCTAACAGAATATGCAACAGGCCAGTTCAGATTTTGTTGATCAAGTAAATTAAGGTCCTTCTCTCCAATTTTGGGACACTAGATCTGAAACGATTCTTCTGCTtgatcttcatcatcattattcCCTTTTCATTGTTGTAACTGTTGTAATATTATTCAATCGATGTTCTGTAATCTTTCGGTGATTCACTGTAACTGCACTGGATATGATTATCTTACAATGTATCTTCACTATTCATTTTAACTGtaagaatgtataagttcattATTTTTGCCATTCTTCAAAATCATGCTTTTAATGCTTAATATTTTCTggctatccttttttttttttacaatctcACTGTTGGACTGATGACATAAAATTGACCACGTAATTTACTACTAGTATAAGGGGTACTGTGTTCTTCACATGTTAACAGCCCCACAGACCAcaaattggattaaaattttatttttagaggtttgattttagagttcatcttccccaaatggtttagggtttgattttcagtttcaaaccctacaccatttggagaagatgagggcattttgatcattttatttttaaattttggtgggtttttatcaaaaaGGTATTCTGGTCATTAGATACCttgaaactaacatctaacgttCCAAATTAGCAGTagggaccaaagtgctacaaagttttgaaagtagggggagtttacaattaaaaaaattgtagagGGCATTTGGACAAGTAAGCATTTTCAAGGGgacatttgtcaaaaaccctcttattttttccatttacaaggggaggaaggggttttatggaaacaaaattaaaatttggttgggtctgagatgtacgttcacctgttggtacatgCAGTTGATCCATGACCGTTTTATACGAGCCTTGGATCGGTTGCCGTACGTAttacatatatgtatgtatagaAGAAAGATGTAGATTTCTACCAACAGTTGCCTAGTGCaattggtgagctgtggtgtgcttcatgcccatgctcactagGAGGTCTCGATTTCGAGTCTCCTGATTGgtaccttcccccccccccccccccctccctgaaaaagaaaaatatatataaaagctcccaattccaaaaaaaaaatgttgtagaTAGACAATGACGAAGTTGATTGATCACAAGTATATGAAGCCCAAGTCCATCCATAAACCAAGACAATACTTTCTAGGGGGACAGGATGGTATTGTGTCGAAGCGCAGGAGCCACATTGGCCACGTGACCGagtaacattctttttcccatttaatATAGAAATGTTTGGATTAAAGCATTGCGGGCTTCTTCTTTGTAAGATCAAATTAGGGGAGCATGGAGATGAAATCCATCTATTTGCAATTATAGATCTACGTTGTTGGTAACCAATGAATTTCTTGtgagagagggttctctaaaAGACAGTGACATAGGGACTGCATCAATGAGACGCAATGGAGCAGTTTCGTACATAAGGGTACAGAAAGATCATTTTATGTGAGGAAGAAAAAGTTCGAGAAAAGATGCCTACATACCCCTCAATGGTCTGCTACTCTGCTCAGATAACCATTTCCCATGTCTTATTTATCACGTATGTCATATGGCAATCAAACTTATAAAATTGTATAGATCAAGTCATGAGCTCCACGGCTCATAGACCATTGATATGAAACCACCTAGATACAAATCGGCTGGGCTCCAGCTTCCTCTGCCTCCCTAATTCATGAAGAGGAGATTTGAGCCTTACAGATTGTTCAATCTTGCCTACTAGCCAACTAGAGGTGCAACGTGGGCCTGAAAAACTAAGAGCTTGAGACCCCTACACTGGTATTTTCAGCCAATGGGTGGAGTTGAAAAATCCAGGCTCAAGGTTAGGTCAGGTAGGGATGTCAATAGTTGAATCAACTAGTTGAAACCCAAGACCAACCCGCCCAATCAATTACTAAATGTGTTGATTTCAAGCATCGATCGATTAATAATCGGGTGTTCCTGGTGCAAGATAGTTGATCGACAATCGCTCAACCAGGACAGACCGCATATAGGGACTGATCGTTtataacccaataaacccattTAACCCAATTAATACCAATTATAGCCTATTTATGACCCATTTATGGACCTTCTATAAACCGATTAGTCAATTAGTCTGTTTAAAAAGGCTTTTGTAGCCCAATTATCCAGATTACGTTAAGCCTGATTATGGATCGATAATTGACAAACTCAATAGAAAAATTTCCATGTTCTAGCCTAAGAGGCACGATTACCTTAACAAGCGAATACGGTGTGAGACCTTAAATTGGTGGGGAGTGGGGGGGGACTACTTAGGCCTAACTGAAACCAAATAAGCCCAACCAAAACCAACCAGGCCCAACCGATCCACACCCCTACTTGTTAAGATCTTGTCCAAGAGCTCATCCTAGCTTGATCCATCCAATTTCCTTTGACGAGACCTTTACGCTTCTAGGTAACCCTTCCTAATTTTTGTATCTACCAAAACAACCCCTGCTACAGTAGAAAGCCCATGTTCAAAACCTTTCTCCCTCCTTCAATTTTGTAGGGATTCGTTTattctttttgagtttttgtATGTCCTGCTTCGGATGAAAGATTTTGggtaggggggggggtggaattACATGAAGTATTCTTAACCCATTTtttatcatcttttttttttaaataagatCATCTACATCTAAAACCAGTTTCGCCTTGACCTCAATCTTTTGAGAAAACCAACCAAATCAAATAAACAGGAAAAGGAAGTTCCATATGAAGCGTGTTAATATCTTTATCCAAGATTGtttttagggaaagagaacgccacgtGGTTTGTAGCACACACCACCCCTACCCCCTATACAAGGGTACGTTAAATGATCGTCGCACCCCCTAGAACCTCGGAAATGATCAGGGGTGCGGAGGTCATTTCGCATCCCTGTGTCGAGGCACAAGGGCGGCGTGTCTGACTATCTAGCGCAACCCGATGGCATTGtttctcccttatttttatgAATAGAAATTTGTCCCTGATTCTTACATAATTATATATGATGGAAGTTTTGTTAAGGAAACATATGAAGTAGGATGAACCTCAGTTATTGCCTACGAAAAAACTTTTGTTAACATTATTATGGACTTTAGTTATGCAAGAGTGCTCAAGAAGCTGAAGTTAGGGGAATGCTCCAAGGGTTTCAAAAAGCAAGCGAATTTGAGACTACAAATGTTGTTCTTTGGAACCGATTGTCAGGCTTTAATTGAATGAATGGGTGAACCTAGCCATGGGAgctttttactattttcttgGACATTAATCTATTTTTaaagtattttctaaaatgtttgTGATTAAACAGAGTAGGGATCGGATATGTATAGCTCATAAAATGGCTAAATGTGCAAGAGTAAAAAAACTTAATATTTGTGTTCCAAACAAtcttgtattctttttattttctttacaaaTCATGCACAAATGGCTTCCTACTTGATCCTTAGCGGCTTACATTTGAATCCAACAAAAAGGCTTGAGAATGGGTAAACATAGGTAGGACAATCTACACATACACGACACACTGGTGGTGTATATTTGTATCTATAAAACATGttctttttaaaaattttggcCAATTCGATCGATATgccaatacatatcgatatcgtACCAATTTCAAAACTGATTGATACCGGTCTAATACCTTGAATTAAAAcctgtgtgtgtgagagagagagagagtatcaaAGAGTGCACAACAAAATTtttaggggggaggggaaggaggCTTACTTGTGTTGATGATGGATcacaacacacacacatcaatgtaGATTGTctacggcccagctgcccgtagcagcctatGCAGCGTAGACTAGGCCGTgcacgcaat is drawn from Telopea speciosissima isolate NSW1024214 ecotype Mountain lineage chromosome 1, Tspe_v1, whole genome shotgun sequence and contains these coding sequences:
- the LOC122663005 gene encoding serine/threonine-protein phosphatase 2A activator-like isoform X3, with product MEPPLQEAETQQVTFPPPNITGAGSSCGDAPTMAPPPTWQDISPPPTYRPLRAPAINVPPNNAQQAIILAPVPQSQKVPTVSPPYHFQLPTKKIHSPDDIRRFHDSGSGKNFLGFVVALSESIRGHKISDPCHQSQTLNSIVSVLETLIRWVEEIPPVDQSSRYGNLSFRTWQSHLAENADSLMLQFLPDDLRSATVEIVPYFSDSFGNSSRIDYGTGHETNFAAWLYCLARIGLLKEEDYQAIVSRVFVKYLELMRKLQSVYCLEPAGSHGVWGLDDYHFLPFVFGSSQLIDHKYMKPKSIHNQDILDNFSNEYFYLSCIVFVKEVKKGPFSEHSPLLDDISGVPTWNKVNSGLLKMYKVEVLEKVPIMQHFLFGWLIK
- the LOC122663005 gene encoding serine/threonine-protein phosphatase 2A activator-like isoform X2, which produces MEPPLQEAETQQVTFPPPNITGAGSSCGDAPTMAPPPTWQDISPPPTYRPLRAPAINVPPNNAQQAIILAPVPQSQKVPTVSPPYHFQLPTKKIHSPDDIRRFHDSGSGKNFLGFVVALSESIRGHKISDPCHQSQTLNSIVSVLETLIRWVEEIPPVDQSSRYGNLSFRTWQSHLAENADSLMLQFLPDDLRSATVEIVPYFSDSFGNSSRIDYGTGHETNFAAWLYCLARIGLLKEEDYQAIVSRVFVKYLELMRKLQSVYCLEPAGSHGVWGLDDYHFLPFVFGSSQLIDHKYMKPKSIHNQDILDNFSNEYFYLSCIVFVKEVKKGPFSEHSPLLDDISGVPTWNKVNSGLLKMYKVEVLEKVPIMQHFLFGWLIKWE
- the LOC122663005 gene encoding serine/threonine-protein phosphatase 2A activator-like isoform X1, which translates into the protein MEPPLQEAETQQVTFPPPNITGAGSSCGDAPTMAPPPTWQDISPPPTYRPLRAPAINVPPNNAQQAIILAPVPQSQKVPTVSPPYHFQLPTKKIHSPDDIRRFHDSGSGKNFLGFVVALSESIRGHKISDPCHQSQTLNSIVSVLETLIRWVEEIPPVDQSSRYGNLSFRTWQSHLAENADSLMLQFLPDDLRSATVEIVPYFSDSFGNSSRIDYGTGHETNFAAWLYCLARIGLLKEEDYQAIVSRVFVKYLELMRKLQSVYCLEPAGSHGVWGLDDYHFLPFVFGSSQLIDHKYMKPKSIHNQDILDNFSNEYFYLSCIVFVKEVKKGPFSEHSPLLDDISGVPTWNKVNSGLLKMYKVEVLEKVPIMQHFLFGWLIKWSSHKKRS
- the LOC122663005 gene encoding serine/threonine-protein phosphatase 2A activator-like isoform X5 translates to MEPPLQEAETQQVTFPPPNITGAGSSCGDAPTMAPPPTWQDISPPPTYRPLRAPAINVPPNNAQQAIILAPVPQSQKVPTVSPPYHFQLPTKKIHSPDDIRRFHDSGSGKNFLGFVVALSESIRGHKISDPCHQSQTLNSIVSVLETLIRWVEEIPPVDQSSRYGNLSFRTWQSHLAENADSLMLQFLPDDLRSATVEIVPYFSDSFGNSSRIDYGTGHETNFAAWLYCLARIGLLKEEDYQAIVSRVFVKYLELMRKLQSVYCLEPAGSHGVWGLDDYHFLPFVFGSSQLIDHKYMKPKSIHNQDILDNFSNEYFYLSCIVFVKEVKKGPFSEHSPLLDDISGVPTWNKVNSGLLKMYKVEVLEKVPIMQHFLFGWLIK